In a genomic window of Vanessa tameamea isolate UH-Manoa-2023 chromosome 31, ilVanTame1 primary haplotype, whole genome shotgun sequence:
- the Orp8 gene encoding oxysterol-binding protein-related protein 8, with translation MSSSPAIEATPTATPTATPSSPALKAPDYHFQTSTPNYYKKQHQPLSVVLSATAPSTPPTYGEPTLTPPPRSPGAPLATPASGDGRAHPPDGTSSDKSSETAVGGVSRTASTALSRKESYKAQRQHYRKEKKRAASALLHSIEDPSVVVLSDWLKVRGSLKSWTKLWCVLKPGLLLLYKSPKAKRSHWVGTVLLTSCQVIERPSKKDGFCFKLYHPLEQSIWAPRGPHNETIGAVVQPLPTAHLIFRAPSQAAGHCWLDGLELALRCSNAMLRCSRSKPEQAVEDAPASQTNISHEELEKHFNEHELAGAASDTDSEGSRPGMQDSQNTDDQGLKKEDIIARIESFYVEDPDIEIGVAGELVEEVAEENKSLLWFLLKQVRPGMDLSKVVLPTFILEPRSFLDKLSDNYYHADLLAQAQSLEDPYQRFKGVLRWYLSGLYRKPKGLKKPYNPVLGETFRCCWRHRNNETYTYYVSEQVSHHPPVSAFYISNRKEGFVIEGSLLARSKFYGNSTSAILEGCARIHLLNWGETYITTAPYAHCKGIVIGTLSMELGGKIHIICQETGYQADVEFKLRSFLGGADQTNAISGRIKRGKDTVATVEGYWDGKIDIKDKKTGEESNLLDVGILKEQRLPRFLVKIDRQQEWESQRLWIKVSEAIHNEDQVVATEQKTIIEEAQRARARSLLAPWIPRLFHRDSRSSPPEGITDQCWKYNHSNTSPWQPEELIEYEDDFIITSIKNIPMRGPPEARIRELAPRTDSDSHDDLARRSKTSTRTLKQTLYAIDTSLREQSIALERLTKNVESLTESQRTATYRPQSVGRVPTSSHSWDLFGGFVLAMVLQALLNWIFYQKD, from the exons GAGAACCGACGCTCACGCCGCCCCCGCGGTCCCCAGGCGCCCCGCTAGCGACTCCGGCCTCTGGTGACGGGAGGGCTCACCCTCCAGACGGAACATCCTCAGATAAG TCGTCAGAAACAGCTGTGGGGGGAGTATCGCGCACGGCAAGCACAGCGCTCTCGCGTAAAGAGAGTTACAAGGCTCAAAGGCAGCACTACAGGAAGGAGAAGAAGAGAGCTGCCTCCGCCCTCCTGCACTCCATAGAGGATCCATCGGTCGTTGTGCTCTCTGATTGGTTGAAG GTTCGTGGATCGCTGAAGTCATGGACGAAATTGTGGTGCGTCTTGAAGCCTGGTCTGTTGCTGCTCTACAAGAGCCCCAAAGCTAAA AGAAGTCACTGGGTTGGAACTGTTCTGCTGACGTCCTGTCAGGTTATAGAAAGACCCAGTAAGAAGGACGGCTTCTGTTTCAAACTCTACCATCCCCTTGAACAGAGCATCTGGGCTCCGAGGGGTCCTCATAATGAAACTATAg GTGCCGTGGTCCAGCCCCTCCCCACGGCGCATCTCATCTTCAGAGCGCCCTCCCAAGCAGCTGGTCACTGTTGGTTGGATGGACTGGAACTCGCGTTGAGATGCAGCAATGCTATGCTCAG atGTTCCCGGTCGAAACCGGAACAGGCCGTGGAAGATGCTCCCGCTTCACAGACGAACATCTCCCACGAGGAGCTGGAGAAGCATTTCAATGAACATG AATTAGCAGGTGCAGCGTCAGACACGGACAGCGAGGGTTCGAGACCAGGGATGCAAGACAGCCAGAATACGGACGACCAGGGGCTCAAGAAGGAAGACATCATCGCTAGGATAGAGAGCTTCTACGTTGAAGATCCGGATATTGAAATTGGAGTG GCAGGTGAGCTGGTTGAAGAAGTAGCCGAGGAAAACAAATCGTTACTATGGTTCCTCTTGAAGCAAGTGAGACCCGGAATGGATCTGTCGAAAGTGGTTCTCCCGACGTTCATTTTGGAACCCAGATCCTTCCTCGATAAGCTATCTGATAATTATTATCACGCGGACTTGTTGGCACA AGCGCAATCCTTAGAAGATCCATACCAAAGATTTAAAGGGGTACTAAGATGGTATCTGTCTGGGCTTTACCGGAAACCGAAAGGTTTGAAGAAGCCCTACAACCCAGTTCTGGGTGAGACGTTCAGGTGTTGCTGGCGACACAGGAACAATGAAACATACACTTATTACGTTTCTGAACAG GTATCCCACCACCCACCGGTCTCAGCTTTTTATATATCCAATAGGAAGGAGGGTTTCGTCATAGAGGGCAGTCTCCTGGCGAGGTCTAAGTTTTATG GTAATTCAACGTCGGCCATTTTGGAAGGCTGCGCGCGGATACATCTCCTAAACTGGGGGGAGACGTACATAACTACAGCTCCGTACGCGCATTGCAAGGGTATCGTGATTGGAACCCTGAGCATGGAACTCGGGGGCAAG atacatataatatgtcaaGAAACGGGATACCAGGCGGACGTCGAGTTCAAATTGAGG TCTTTCCTCGGCGGTGCTGATCAGACGAACGCCATATCGGGTAGAATAAAACGCGGGAAAGATACCGTCGCGACGGTCGAGGGTTACTGGGATGGAAAGATCGACATTAAGGATAAGAAAACAGGG GAAGAATCGAACCTTCTCGACGTTGGGATATTGAAGGAGCAAAGGTTGCCGAGATTTCTCGTCAAGATAGACAGACAGCAGGAGTGGGAGTCGCAGAGACTCTGGATTAAGGTCTCCGAGGCGATCCATAATGAAGACCAG GTGGTGGCTACAGAACAGAAGACAATAATAGAGGAGGCACAGCGTGCTAGGGCGAGAAGTCTTCTAGCGCCGTGGATACCGAGACTGTTCCACCGGGACTCTAGAAGCAGTCCACCAGAAG GTATAACAGACCAGTGCTGGAAATATAACCATTCGAACACGAG tccaTGGCAACCAGAAGAATTGATTGAATACGAAGATGACTTCATAATAACGTCGATCAAGAACATACCGATGCGAGGGCCGCCCGAAGCGAGGATACGGGAACTGGCTCCGAGGACCGACTCGGACAGCCACGACGACCTGGCGAGAAGGTCGAAGACATCCAC ACGAACATTAAAACAGACTCTGTACGCAATCGACACGTCGTTGCGCGAACAGAGCATCGCGTTGGAGCGTTTGACGAAGAACGTAGAGTCGTTGACCGAGAGCCAGCGAACCGCGACGTACCGCCCGCAGAGCGTAGGCAGGGTCCCCACGTCGAGCCATTCCTGGGACCTGTTCGGGGGCTTCGTGCTAGCGATGGTGTTGCAAGCCTTGTTAAACTGGATATTCTACCAAAAAGACTGA